The genomic window GAATTATATTTCCGCCTTTAATAGTTTCTAAACCATTTTCAGTTTCTAAAACAAGATTTAAATAATTATCAACTGCAATAATTTTTCCTTCACTTTGATAATTACCTCTTAAATCAACATTAACATGTTTATTTTTAAATTGACTAAATAATTCATTTACATTATCTTCTTCATTTGTCATTAATTTCAACCCCTAAATTTCTAGTTTCTAATTTTGATATTTCAAGTTTATATACTTTAATGTTTAAAATATATATGAGGTAAACTATGGCAATTAATCAATTAGAAAGCAATTTAGAAGCTATTACTAGAACAATAGCTAAATTAAAAAAAGATGGTTGTACTGATGAGAAAATTTTAAACGAGCTCCGTAGTGAAAGAGAAAAAATACTTAAAGATTTAAATTTATAAGTATTATTTCAACCATTTTTTTAATAAACTCATATCTCCAGTTAGATCTATTTTAAGAGGGGTTATAGTTGTCTTATGGCATTTGCGTAGTTCATATCCATCGCTTCCAGGATTATCGGACGAATAAGGTTCACCACCTATCCAATAATATGGTTTTCCACGTGGATCTAATCTTTTTTCAATTATAGGAGTATACATTCTTTGTCCTAGTTTTACAACTTCGAATTCTTCATTAATAGGATTTGCAGGAATATTAACATTTAATAAGTCAATTCCTTCAGGTAATCCCTTTTTTAATACTATTTTAGATAATTTTTTAAGCATTTTTCCAGCAAAATCAAAATCAATTTCCACTGCTCCATTTTCAAATTTCACATCGTCTCGAACTACTTCTTGGGATATAGCAATTGTTGGAATTCCAAAACTAGCTGCTTCCATTGCTGCTCCTAAAGTTCCCGATGTTGTTAATTCTGCTTGACCTATGTTAAAACCAGTGTTTATACCAGAAATCATCAAATCAGGTTTTTTATCTAATATTTCAAATAGTGCAATACTAACACAATCGGTTGGTGTACCATTTACACTATATCCAGTATCATTATCTCTTAAAGATATTTCATCAACTCTTAATGGGTCGTATAATGTAATTGCATGGCCTATTCCACTTTGTTGTGTTTCAGGAGCTACTAAATATGCATCACCTAAATTTTCCACTGCTTTTTTAGCAGCTAATATTCCTGAAGCGGTTATTCCATCGTCATTACTAATCAATATTTTCATATACTATTATAGCTATCACTTGTTTATATAATTATATTGGCTTTTAATTTCTAGAATATAATATTTATAATAAACTTTAATAATAATTTAATCTAAAAATTATAATTAAGTAATTTTTTATAAAAAACACATGTGGGTGGGACTTTGGAAAAGCCACAATTAATAAATTTTATTGCAAAGGTAATGGAAGATTCAGGTTTTAGAGTTTATAAAAATTTTAAAACATCTCAAAGGGTTATTGACATTTATGCTGTACTACCAACAACAATAGGGGACTTTGGCGTAGTTGTAGCTTGTGAAAACTTTGATA from Methanobrevibacter oralis includes these protein-coding regions:
- a CDS encoding LSM domain-containing protein; this translates as MTNEEDNVNELFSQFKNKHVNVDLRGNYQSEGKIIAVDNYLNLVLETENGLETIKGGNIILISLKE
- the surE gene encoding 5'/3'-nucleotidase SurE, whose protein sequence is MKILISNDDGITASGILAAKKAVENLGDAYLVAPETQQSGIGHAITLYDPLRVDEISLRDNDTGYSVNGTPTDCVSIALFEILDKKPDLMISGINTGFNIGQAELTTSGTLGAAMEAASFGIPTIAISQEVVRDDVKFENGAVEIDFDFAGKMLKKLSKIVLKKGLPEGIDLLNVNIPANPINEEFEVVKLGQRMYTPIIEKRLDPRGKPYYWIGGEPYSSDNPGSDGYELRKCHKTTITPLKIDLTGDMSLLKKWLK